In Deltaproteobacteria bacterium, one genomic interval encodes:
- a CDS encoding S41 family peptidase, translated as MEPTGAAPRKTAGKKWLGTVLIVAVFVGGFVVGDLTTSRHAAQANVAYSKLKLFGDVLSIIQSSYVEEVNVDNLVRGAVNGMVQTLDPHSSYLTPEMLKQVEVETKGVFGGLGIEIGVKDGFLTVIAPIEDTPAARAGLQPGDKIVKIENESTKNMNVMDAVKRLRGEPGSKVTITVARESLPEPKAYTLTRDIIKIKSVKSKSMGDGIGYIRLTQFQQDSHQEVDRALQAFLKEKGGMKGLILDMRNNPGGLLDQAVRIADEFVDSGLIVYTDGRVEAQKTKYVAHKEGTYTGFPIVVLVNAGSASASEIVAGALQDHGRAIIIGQRTFGKASVQTILPMEDGSALRLTTARYYTPNGRSIQAKGIEPDIVVPDGREPADGHAAMLREKDIERHLKGDGEEPPTPVEVKKAGKKEDGVKKGTPAEPEIRKEDAKDPQLDRAVELLKGWEIFKSRFIDRQKAS; from the coding sequence AAGACGGCGGGGAAGAAGTGGCTGGGAACCGTCCTGATCGTCGCGGTGTTCGTCGGAGGGTTCGTGGTGGGAGACCTCACCACCTCCCGGCATGCCGCGCAGGCGAACGTCGCCTACAGCAAGCTGAAACTCTTCGGCGACGTCCTCTCGATCATCCAGAGCAGCTACGTCGAGGAGGTGAACGTCGACAACCTCGTCCGGGGAGCCGTCAACGGGATGGTCCAGACACTCGATCCTCACAGCTCCTACCTCACGCCGGAAATGCTGAAGCAGGTCGAGGTCGAGACGAAAGGGGTGTTCGGTGGCCTCGGGATCGAGATCGGCGTGAAGGACGGCTTCCTCACGGTGATCGCGCCCATCGAGGACACGCCTGCGGCGCGCGCAGGCCTGCAGCCCGGGGACAAGATCGTCAAGATCGAGAACGAATCGACCAAAAACATGAACGTGATGGACGCGGTGAAGCGGCTCCGGGGAGAGCCGGGGAGCAAGGTGACGATCACGGTGGCCCGGGAATCGCTGCCCGAGCCGAAGGCCTACACCCTCACCCGCGACATCATCAAGATCAAGAGCGTCAAGTCCAAGTCGATGGGGGACGGGATCGGTTACATCCGGCTGACGCAGTTCCAGCAGGACTCCCACCAGGAGGTCGACCGCGCCCTGCAGGCGTTCCTGAAGGAGAAGGGGGGGATGAAAGGGCTCATCCTCGACATGCGGAACAACCCGGGCGGGCTGCTTGACCAGGCGGTCCGGATTGCGGACGAATTCGTCGACTCGGGGCTCATCGTCTACACCGACGGCCGGGTCGAGGCCCAGAAGACGAAGTATGTCGCCCACAAGGAGGGGACGTACACCGGCTTCCCGATCGTCGTGCTGGTGAACGCCGGGTCCGCCTCCGCCTCCGAGATCGTCGCCGGCGCGCTGCAGGATCACGGCCGGGCGATCATCATCGGCCAGCGCACCTTCGGTAAGGCGTCGGTCCAGACGATCCTTCCGATGGAGGATGGCTCCGCGCTCCGGCTGACGACGGCGCGGTACTACACCCCCAACGGACGGTCGATCCAGGCGAAGGGGATCGAGCCCGACATCGTGGTCCCGGATGGCAGAGAGCCGGCCGACGGGCACGCGGCGATGCTCCGGGAGAAGGACATCGAGCGGCACCTGAAGGGGGACGGCGAGGAACCGCCGACGCCGGTCGAAGTGAAGAAGGCGGGGAAAAAGGAGGACGGGGTGAAGAAGGGAACCCCGGCCGAGCCGGAGATCCGGAAAGAGGACGCGAAGGACCCCCAGCTCGACCGCGCGGTCGAGCTGCTGAAGGGGTGGGAGATCTTCAAGTCCCGGTTCATCGACCGGCAGAAGGCGTCCTGA
- a CDS encoding divergent polysaccharide deacetylase family protein encodes MPGTAAGGTGSGRKRWGWAALIAGAFLAGLLLVSVVLIRAPETERPTADNLANAPAAIPPSSVPSDNGAAGPAPGPPAPRLAIVVDDLGYDPVRDAEWLDFPERITVSVLPHGPSSKSFAASARTHGFGVILHVPMEPEGAVADRTEPFLLRRGMPPEEIAERFARMSADVPQAKGASNHMGSAFTSDLAAMAAFAQALKGKGFFFVDSVTSAGTVGSMAMEQAGVPVTRRDVILDDDGRPEEMRRQWAAAIALAKDRGQAILLCHARRETRKALLELLPQLRREGIRAVTVEELLAVH; translated from the coding sequence ATGCCGGGGACAGCCGCCGGGGGAACGGGCAGCGGAAGGAAGCGGTGGGGGTGGGCAGCCCTGATTGCCGGGGCGTTCCTCGCCGGCCTGCTGTTGGTGAGTGTCGTCCTGATCCGGGCGCCCGAGACGGAGCGGCCGACGGCGGATAACCTCGCCAACGCACCCGCCGCGATCCCGCCGTCTTCCGTGCCGTCGGACAACGGGGCGGCCGGGCCGGCTCCGGGTCCTCCGGCCCCCCGGTTGGCGATCGTCGTCGACGACCTTGGGTACGATCCGGTGCGGGACGCCGAGTGGCTCGACTTCCCCGAGCGGATCACCGTATCCGTTTTACCGCACGGCCCCTCCTCGAAATCGTTCGCCGCTTCCGCCCGGACCCACGGTTTCGGCGTGATCCTCCACGTCCCGATGGAGCCGGAAGGCGCCGTCGCCGACCGAACGGAGCCATTCCTTCTTCGCCGGGGGATGCCGCCGGAGGAGATCGCGGAGCGGTTCGCCCGGATGTCGGCCGACGTTCCCCAGGCGAAGGGGGCGAGCAACCACATGGGGTCGGCGTTCACCTCCGATCTCGCCGCGATGGCCGCCTTCGCGCAGGCGCTCAAGGGGAAGGGGTTCTTCTTCGTCGACAGCGTGACCTCGGCGGGCACCGTCGGGTCCATGGCCATGGAACAGGCGGGTGTCCCCGTGACGCGGCGCGACGTCATCCTCGACGACGACGGCCGGCCCGAGGAGATGCGGCGCCAGTGGGCCGCCGCCATCGCCCTGGCGAAGGATCGGGGCCAGGCGATTCTCCTGTGCCACGCCCGCCGGGAGACGCGCAAGGCCCTGCTGGAACTGCTCCCGCAGCTGCGCAGGGAAGGGATCCGCGCGGTGACCGTCGAAGAGCTTCTGGCGGTGCATTGA